The following coding sequences are from one Humulus lupulus chromosome X, drHumLupu1.1, whole genome shotgun sequence window:
- the LOC133803337 gene encoding uncharacterized protein LOC133803337 isoform X1, with protein MNTRVRTTRLQKPGKTPLKSEKEKLEMQESKLRDTRKAAINGRASRRERKFALQQDVDKLKKKLRHEENVHRALERAFNRPLGALPRLPPYLPPNTLELLAEVAVLEEEVVQLEKQVVHFRQDLYQEAVYISSSKRNMENSVELQDSLLVKSPRLELPKCLGPNLASSTTTTRTKHFRSHSDDRLGKENQSCINSKRNKNGPLIHKSPPTTKIPAKRLPTDPKSPEKSSDIHKLHLESRVRDLESAEARTCPTIPEHKSSEDDGPNKISENILKCLSSIFLRMSSVKNRGSAECLPTFSNLVSQESNEKTEFRDPYGICSEFGKRDIGKYKQLFSIEAGSINLNRTANSLFLLRRLKLLFGKLTSVKLQTLTHQEKLAFWINIYNSCMMNAFLDHGIPESPEMVVALMQKATVNVGGHLLNAITIEHFILRLPYHSKYAFSKGTKIDEKTTRSIFGLELSEPLVTFALSCGSWSSPAVRVYTAAQVENELEVAKREYLQAAVGISSDEFAIPKLLDWYLLDFAKDLESLLDWICLQLPSELGKEALKCLEKGKNQTLSQFVQIMPYEFSFRYLLYA; from the exons ATGAATACTAGAGTAAGGACTACTAGGCTACAGAAGCCAGGGAAAACTCCGTTGAAGAGTGAAAAA GAGAAGCTAGAGATGCAAGAGAGCAAGCTTAGAGACACCCGGAAAGCAGCCATTAATGGCCGAGCTTcaagaagagagagaaagtttgcATTACAGCAAGAT GTCGATAAACTGAAGAAGAAACTTCGGCACGAGGAAAATGTTCACCGAGCTCTTGAAAGGGCTTTCAATAGGCCATTGGGTGCTCTACCTCGTCTTCCTCCCTATCTCCCTCCTAAC ACACTAGAACTTCTTGCCGAAGTGGCTGTGTTAGAAGAGGAGGTGGTTCAACTCGAAAAGCAGGTTGTTCATTTCAGGCAAGATCTGTACCAAGAAGCTGTGTACATTTCATCCTCGAAGAGAAACATGGAGAATTCTGTTGAGTTGCAGGATTCATTGTTGGTTAAAAGTCCCAGGCTAGAGCTTCCCAAGTGTCTAGGTCCTAACTTGGCCAGTTCCACAACAACAACGAGGACAAAGCATTTTCGATCACATTCTG atgatAGGCTGGGGAAGGAGAACCAATCTTGCATCAATTCTAAGAGAAACAAAAATGGACCGTTGATCCACAAAAGCCCTCCAACGACCAAAATACCAGCGAAGAGGCTGCCAACTGATCCTAAATCACCAGAGAAGAGTTCAGATATTCACAAGTTACAT TTAGAATCCAGAGTAAGGGATCTTGAAAGTGCCGAAGCAAGAACTTGTCCTACTATTCCAGAACATAAGTCTTCAGAAGATGATGGCCCGAACAAAATTTCCGAAAATATATTGAAATGCTTGTCCAGCATTTTCTTGAGAATGAGTTCTGTTAAGAATCGGGGTAGTGCAGAATGCTTACCAACATTCTCCAATCTAGTTAGCCAAGAAAGCAATGAGAAAACAGAATTTAGAGATCCATATGGCATCTGTTCAGAGTTCGGAAAGAGGGACATTGGTAAATACAAGCAATTGTTCTCTATCGAAGCTGGCTCAATCAATCTAAATCGGACAGCAAATTCTTTGTTCCTGCTACGAAGATTAAA GCTCCTCTTTGGGAAACTTACTTCTGTCAAGTTACAGACTCTCACTCATCAGGAGAAGCTTGCTTTCTGGATCAATATCTATAATTCTTGCATGATGAAC GCATTCCTGGACCATGGAATACCAGAGAGTCCTGAAATGGTTGTTGCCCTGATGCAAAAG GCAACAGTAAATGTGGGGGGACACCTGTTAAATGCAATAACTATCGAACATTTTATCTTGAGATTGCCTTACCACTCGAAATAT GCATTTTCCAAGGGTACCAAAATTGATGAGAAAACAACGAGAAGCATATTTGGGCTGGAGTTATCTGAACCATTGGTAACTTTTGCATTGTCCTGCGGAAGCTGGTCCTCTCCTGCT GTGAGAGTATACACAGCAGCTCAGGTTGAGAATGAACTGGAAGTAGCAAAGAGAGAGTACTTACAGGCTGCAGTGGGAATCTCATCAGACGAGTTTGCAATCCCAAAGCTATTAGATTGGTATTTGCTTGACTTTGCAAAGGACTTAGAGTCACTTCTTGATTGGATTTGCCTTCAGCTACCTAGTGAACTAGGAAAAGAAGCTCTTAAGTGCCTAGAGAAAGGAAAAAATCAGACTCTTTCTCAATTTGTCCAGATTATGCCTTATGAGTTCAGTTTTAGGTACCTCCTATACGCATAG
- the LOC133803337 gene encoding uncharacterized protein LOC133803337 isoform X2, whose protein sequence is MNTRVRTTRLQKPGKTPLKSEKEKLEMQESKLRDTRKAAINGRASRRERKFALQQDVDKLKKKLRHEENVHRALERAFNRPLGALPRLPPYLPPNTLELLAEVAVLEEEVVQLEKQVVHFRQDLYQEAVYISSSKRNMENSVELQDSLLVKSPRLELPKCLGPNLASSTTTTRTKHFRSHSDDRLGKENQSCINSKRNKNGPLIHKSPPTTKIPAKRLPTDPKSPEKSSDIHKLHLESRVRDLESAEARTCPTIPEHKSSEDDGPNKISENILKCLSSIFLRMSSVKNRGSAECLPTFSNLVSQESNEKTEFRDPYGICSEFGKRDIGKYKQLFSIEAGSINLNRTANSLFLLRRLKLLFGKLTSVKLQTLTHQEKLAFWINIYNSCMMNAFLDHGIPESPEMVVALMQKATVNVGGHLLNAITIEHFILRLPYHSKYAFSKGTKIDEKTTRSIFGLELSEPLVTFALSCGSWSSPAVSFWIKVVGFLYNKLLQ, encoded by the exons ATGAATACTAGAGTAAGGACTACTAGGCTACAGAAGCCAGGGAAAACTCCGTTGAAGAGTGAAAAA GAGAAGCTAGAGATGCAAGAGAGCAAGCTTAGAGACACCCGGAAAGCAGCCATTAATGGCCGAGCTTcaagaagagagagaaagtttgcATTACAGCAAGAT GTCGATAAACTGAAGAAGAAACTTCGGCACGAGGAAAATGTTCACCGAGCTCTTGAAAGGGCTTTCAATAGGCCATTGGGTGCTCTACCTCGTCTTCCTCCCTATCTCCCTCCTAAC ACACTAGAACTTCTTGCCGAAGTGGCTGTGTTAGAAGAGGAGGTGGTTCAACTCGAAAAGCAGGTTGTTCATTTCAGGCAAGATCTGTACCAAGAAGCTGTGTACATTTCATCCTCGAAGAGAAACATGGAGAATTCTGTTGAGTTGCAGGATTCATTGTTGGTTAAAAGTCCCAGGCTAGAGCTTCCCAAGTGTCTAGGTCCTAACTTGGCCAGTTCCACAACAACAACGAGGACAAAGCATTTTCGATCACATTCTG atgatAGGCTGGGGAAGGAGAACCAATCTTGCATCAATTCTAAGAGAAACAAAAATGGACCGTTGATCCACAAAAGCCCTCCAACGACCAAAATACCAGCGAAGAGGCTGCCAACTGATCCTAAATCACCAGAGAAGAGTTCAGATATTCACAAGTTACAT TTAGAATCCAGAGTAAGGGATCTTGAAAGTGCCGAAGCAAGAACTTGTCCTACTATTCCAGAACATAAGTCTTCAGAAGATGATGGCCCGAACAAAATTTCCGAAAATATATTGAAATGCTTGTCCAGCATTTTCTTGAGAATGAGTTCTGTTAAGAATCGGGGTAGTGCAGAATGCTTACCAACATTCTCCAATCTAGTTAGCCAAGAAAGCAATGAGAAAACAGAATTTAGAGATCCATATGGCATCTGTTCAGAGTTCGGAAAGAGGGACATTGGTAAATACAAGCAATTGTTCTCTATCGAAGCTGGCTCAATCAATCTAAATCGGACAGCAAATTCTTTGTTCCTGCTACGAAGATTAAA GCTCCTCTTTGGGAAACTTACTTCTGTCAAGTTACAGACTCTCACTCATCAGGAGAAGCTTGCTTTCTGGATCAATATCTATAATTCTTGCATGATGAAC GCATTCCTGGACCATGGAATACCAGAGAGTCCTGAAATGGTTGTTGCCCTGATGCAAAAG GCAACAGTAAATGTGGGGGGACACCTGTTAAATGCAATAACTATCGAACATTTTATCTTGAGATTGCCTTACCACTCGAAATAT GCATTTTCCAAGGGTACCAAAATTGATGAGAAAACAACGAGAAGCATATTTGGGCTGGAGTTATCTGAACCATTGGTAACTTTTGCATTGTCCTGCGGAAGCTGGTCCTCTCCTGCTGTAAGTTTCTGGATAAAAGTAGTTGGGTTTCTTTATAACAAGCTCCTTCAATGA